From Luteolibacter yonseiensis:
GTCGGCCGGAGTCCGACCCTCCGGGGGAGCGGTGCTATTTCATCTGGTGGACGAGGTCGTCGGAGGTGCCGAAGATGGTGTCGGGGCCGGCGCTGGCGATCTCGGGTTTGTCGGGGCTGCGGCGGCCGGGGATCTTGTAGTGGTAGGGGGTGCCCCAGGGATCGGGGTTGAGTTTTTCGAGGACCCGGGTCCAGTTGGCGGGGATGGGATCGGTGGTGGGTTTTTCGACGAGCGCGGCGAGGCCTTGCACGGTGCTCGGGTAGTGGCCGATCTTCTGCTTGTAGGTGGCGAGGGCGGCTTCGAGTTTTTGCATTTCCGGATCGGTGGTCTGTCCGGCGGGCGGTGGCGTGGTGAACCGGTGGAGGTTGGTGATGGCGGCGTAGCCGAGGACGGCGATGAGGGCGGTCGTGACGATCGCCCATTTGAAGCGGGAGCGGGTGGGGTGCATGGGGAAGAGGTGGAGGGTCGGGAGTTGAGAGTTGATGGAAAGAGGAAGAAATGCGGGGAGTATGACGCGGGGGCGTTTGGGGTATTCGATTTGGCGGGTGGTTGGTGGAGGAGATTGGCGGCCGGGGAGGGGAAGTTGCAAAGGGGCGCTAAGGAATGCGCGGGCGGAGGAAGAGGTGGCCGGATGACGCGGGATGGGAAGCGTTTTTTCCGGCGAAGGGCGGGAGTTTCCCGATGGCCTGGCGGATGGCCGGCGTCCTTCGGACGGGGTGGCGCCCGGGTGGGATGGTCGGGATTCCGGAGGCGCGCGGCTTGCGATTCGCGGTTTGACAGCGCGGTTCCGGGCAGGAAAAGAAAACACTCTTCGCAAGGCGTTGAAATTTCGTGGAAGTGAAATTTTTAACACCTTTCCGCTTGAAGGGGTGGGGGGTGGCATCGCACCGTTTTTGCACATGGCAGTTTCAAACAAGAAGAAATCACCAACACCCGTCGAGGTAATCGACTGGCTCAATGACGAAGGCGTGTTGGAATTGGATTGGGATTTTCCCGAGGAGGGCGACTTGTTCGCCGCAGGTCTGGACTCGATGGCGGTGATGCAGTTGGTCGTCGCGGTGGAGGACAAGTATGAGGTGGAGCTGGGGCCGGAGGATCTGACGAAGGCGAACCTGGCGACGCCGACGACGCTGGCTGCCTTGATCGGCAGGCGGATTTCATGAAGCCGGCGGGTGGGACCTTCGACGTCGCCGTGATCGGTGGCGGCAGCGCAGGTCTCGCCGCGGCGGTGACCGCCGCCCGTGAGGGGGCGCGGACGGTCTTGATCGAGCGCCATGGCTTCCTGGGAGGCATGGGCACCGCGTCTCTGGTGCATTCGTTCTGCGGGTTGTATCTGTTGAGGAAGGAGCCGGGCGCGGTCCTGGCGAATCCGGGTTTTCCGACGGAAATGGCGGAGCGGATGGCCGCCGCGACGGGGCTGGGTCCCGTGCGGATGGGGCGGGTGGATGTGCTGCCGCAGCACCCGGTGGAGTTCGTGAGGATCGCGGATGCGATGGTTTCCGCGGAGCCTCTGCTGGAAGTGCGGCTGCACACGGAAGTGGTGGCGGTGGCGCGGGGAAACGGCGGGGGAAACGACGCTCGCGAGGGGCATCAGCCGGAGCCCGGGCGTGAGTCTCAGAAGGAGCCGTGGCCGGAGCCGTGGCAGGAGCCGTGGGTGGTATCGCTGGCGGATCGCGGAGGAGTCCGTTCGTTGCGGGCACACGCCTTGGTGGACGCTTCGGGGGATGCGGTGGTGGCGGGTTTGCTGGGGGGCGGCGCGGAGATGGCGGAGTCGCCGAGATTGCAACGGCCCGCGTATGTTTTCGGAGTGAGGTGCGGTGGTGTGCCGGACGATGAAGTGCGCCTGGAAACGGCGGGACTCGTCGTCGAAGGCATCCGCAAGGGGGATCTGCCGCAGGGGGCGCTGGGGATTTCCTTCCGCGCGTCCGGCAGGCCGGGCGAGGTTTTCGGAACGCTGGATCTGGCGGGTGGCGAGGGGTATGATCCGCTGGACGCGGGGTGCCTGGGCGGGTTGGAAATGGAGGGGAGGGCCGTGGCATCGAGGGTGATGGCGTGGCTGGCGGGAAGGTCGGATTTTTGGAAACATTCCTACATCAGCCATTGGCCGGTGCGTGCGGGCGTGCGGGAGAGCCGCCGCTGGATCGGTGAGACGGTGCTGACGGGGGCGGATGTTTTGGCGGGGCGGCGGTTCGAGGATGAGATAGCCCTGGCAACGTGGCCGATGGAGTTCCGCGAAAACGCGCGCGGGCCGAAGCTGAAATTTCCGGAGGGGGATCGGCCGACCGGGATTCCGCTGGGCTGCCTGAAGCCGCGCGGCGTGGACGGGCTTTTTGTCGCGGGGCGGTGTATTTCCGCGGACCACGACGCGCAGGCGTCCGTCCGGGTGATGGGGACGTGCTTCGCCACGGGCGAGGCGGCGGGGAGGGCGGCGGTGGGTGCGTGCCGGGTGGATGGGGATCGATGATTGTGGATGGTGGATGGTGGATTGTGGATTGTGGATTGTGGATGGAGAAGATCTACCGCGGAGGCGCAAAGGTCGCGAAGGGGCGCGAAGGAAGAGAGGGGAGGATCGATGAGGATGAGTGTGAGCGATGATCGAGGAAAGGAAGAGGAGAAGTGGAGGCGAAGGGGGGATGAATCGAAACGCGGAGAACGCGGAGTGCGGGGAGGAAGACGCGGAGGGAGAAAGAGATGGGTCAGAACATAGGTAACACATTTGGTTCAGAACCATGGGTAACACTTTTTTGAAATGGCCTGCGGCGTCAGCCTTTGGCATCAGCCTGTGGCGTCGGCCTGTGGCATCAACGTATTTTGTGTAAGTGTGGCAGCCAGGTTGGGAGGATGGCTTGGCGGTTGAAATCTTGAGGTGGTAGCCGCGCCACGGTTCACTTTTCCGGCGGCGATGACCTTTCGCCAAATTTTCCGGTCCCTAGCCTCTAGCCTCTCAATCTTCGATCTGGAGGCTCGCGGTCCGGGCGGGAATGTGTAGGTTGCGGGTGTGGCGGATTTTTCGATGACATTTCTGGGGACGGGCACTTCGGTGGGGGTGCCGGTGATCGGTTGCGACTGCGCGGTGTGCTTGTCCGATGAGCCGCGGAACAAGCGGTCCCGGTCGTCGGTGGTGGTGAGGACGGGGGAGGTGACGGTGCTGGTGGATTCGGGGCCGGACCTGCGGCAGCAGGCGTTGCGGGAGAACCTGCGGGAGATCGACGCGGTGATCTACACGCACGGGCATGTGGATCATGTGGTGGGCTTTGACGAGTTGCGGGCGTTCTGCTGGCGGAGGACGGAGCCGCTGCCGCTGCATGCCACGGCGGGTTGCATGGAGGTCCTGCAGCGGATGTTCGGCTGGGCGTTTTTTCCGGAACAGCAGGTGGCCGGTTATGTGAGGCCGGACGCGCGGTGGATCACGGGCCCGTTTTCGTATGGGGATCTGCGGATCACTCCGCTGCCGGTGGAGCATGCCTCGGTGGAGACGGTGGGGTTCCTGTTCGGGGTGGAGGGAAAGAGGTCCCTCGCGTATCTCCCGGATGTGAAGCGGATCCCGGAGGCGACGCTGGAACTGCTGCGGGGGGTGGACGTGCTGGTGGTGGACGCGTTGCGGAGTGCGCCGCACCCCACCCATTTTTCCCTCGGCGACGCGCTGGCGACGGCGGCGGAAACGGGCGCGGCGGAGGTCTGGCTGACGCACCTGAGCCACGAGTATGACGCGCGTTCATGCGGGCTGGAGATTCCGGACAACGTGCGGCTGGCCTGGGACGGGCTGACGGTTTCCTTGTAAGACAGCGGAAAACCGGGGCGCGGGCCGCATGGCGCGGGAGGAGGGGCGCGCCCGTGTGTCGGGATCGTTTCTCGACAAAAGTTGACGGAACTGTTAGGTCCCCCGCGTGGTGAGCGCCGTTGGACGCCTCACCTTCCGTCCCGTCCCCGCCCCCTCCAACCTCCGCTTCCTGTGAAACTGCAAAGCTGCCTGGCATCCTGCTTTTTGCGGATGATCATTCTCTTGTTTCTGATCGCGATGGTGGCCATCACTTTCAGCCCGTTCATCGTGGAGCGGTTCGGAGGCATCAAGGTGTGGAGCATCCAGGCATACCGGTGGAAGACATTCATCGGCGAGTGCCTGCGGGGGGAGTGAAGGCGGGAAGCGGCCGCCACGGCGGAGGGCGATGCGCTCTTGCATGCGGCGGGCATCCGGGCATGCTGGTGGGGATGAGAATTTTTTCGCTGATGTGGCTGGTGCTCGCGGGTTTCCAAGCGGTCCTGCGGGCGGAAATTTCTCCGGCGCATGTGGCGGTTCTCTACAATTCGGCGGTGCCGGAGTCGCGCAAGGTGGCGGAGTTGTACCGTGATGCGAGGGGCATTCCGGCGGAAAACATGATCGCGATGGACATGCCCGCCACGCCGGATATTTCGCGGGAGGATTACGACCGGACGATCGCGAAACCGCTGCGCCGGCAGTTCGAGGCGCGGGGGTGGTGGAAGCGGGATTTCCAAGGAGACGGGGTGACGCTGCCGGTGATGAACAAGATCCGGGTGCTGGTGACGGTGCGCGGCGTGCCGCTGCGGATCCGCCAGGTGCCGAAGCCGAAACCGCGCGAGGGTGCCCCGCCGCCGCCCGCCCCGGCGAATCCGATAGAGGGACACGACGAGGCGTCCGTGGATTCGGAGCTGGCGATGTTCGGCGTGGATGGCGTGCCGACGGACGCGGTCCTGGCGAACAAATTCTACCAGAGCGAGAAGTCGATCTCGGAGATGAACCTGCCGTTCCTCGTGCTGACGGCGCGGATCGACGCGCCGACTTTCGCGACCTGCGAGCGGATGATCCGGGACGCGGTGGAGGTGGAGAAGACGGGCCTGTGGGGGATGGCCTATGTGGATGTGGCGCAGAAGCTGCCGCTGGGCGACGGGTGGTTCGAGTCCGTGGCGAAGTCGAACCGCGCGGCGGGCATTCCCACCGTGGTGGATCGCTTCAATGACACGCTGCCGAAGAATTATCCCATGACGGACGCGTCGGTCTACTATGGCTGGTATGACTGGAACGTGAGCGGCCCGTTCCTGAATCCGCAGTTCCGTTTCCGCAAGGGCGCGGTGGCGATGCACCTGCATTCGTTCAGCGCGGAGCAACTGACGAATCCGACGAAAAACTGGAGCGGCGCGCTTCTGGAAAAAGGTGCGGCGGTGACCGTGGGCAACGTGTTCGAGCCCTACCTGCACCTGACGCATGATTTCAGCATCCTGCAGAAGCGGCTGCTGGCGGGGTTCACCTGGGTGGAGGCCTGCTGGATGGCGATGCCCGCGACATCGTGGCAGGGAGTGGTGCTCGGCGATCCTCTCTACCGGCCGTTCAAGCACCTGGACGGCACCGGTGAAAGAGCGAACGAGGACATTCCCTACCGCGCGCTGCGGGCGGCGATGATCGAGTGGGGCAGGAAGCCGCTGGAACGGGCCAGGCAGGTGGAGCAGGCGGCGGACCGCATGCAAAGCGGCGTGATGGCGGAGGCCGCGGCGCTGGAGATGGTGGAGCAGAAGGACACGGCCGCGGCGGTGCTCATGTTCCGCAAGGCCAAGGGATTCTATGTGAATTCCGAGGACAAGCTGCGGCAGGATTTTCATGTCATTTCCATCGACAGGACGGCGAATCGGAAAGATATGGCGGTGCGCGGGCTGCGGGAGGCGCAGACGGCCTATGGCAGTCTGCCGGGCGGGGACGCGGTGAAGGCATGGCTGGATATTCTCGATCCGCCACCGCCGCCACCGGCTGATCCGACCAAGCCGCCGGGCATCCCGAAACCATGATGGAAGAGCTGACCTTGAAATGACCTACGGATTTTTGCTGGAGTCGATATGGCATCCGCCGCTCGCGTTCGCGGAGGCGGCGTCCGTGCCGCTGCCGCCGGAGCTGGAACTGCAGGCGCTGTGGTTCGGCGGGGCGTTCGGCAGGCACTTCCGGACGACGACGGGGAAAAGTGTGAGGATCGTGCAGTTCGGCGGGTGGAACCGTGGCGCGGGGCCGGATTTCATCCATGCCGCCGTGGAGATCGACGGCGAGACACGCACGGGACCGCTGGAGCTGGACCCATCGGCGGCGGATTGGGATGCCCACGGGCACGCGGAGAATCCGGATTTCAACGAGGTGGTGCTGCACGTGGTGTTCCAGTCGGACGCGCGCCGCATCCACACCCGCACCAGCGACCACCGGGAGGTGCCGCAGGTGGTCATTTCGGAAACCCAGCTGTCCGACGCGCTGGGCCGGCCGCAACGGGAGGTGGCGATCGCCCATCCCGGGCGTTGCGTGGCCCCGCTCAAGGGGCTGCCCACCGGCGCGGTGGAAAAGCTGATGGGCGAGGCGGCCACGCATCGCGCCGAGCTGAAGGCGGCGCGCTGGCTGCGCATGGAGGACGCCCACGGGCGGGACGCCGCGCTTTTCCAGGCGACGGCCGAGACGCTGGGATACCGGGGGAATTCGCTGGCCATGCG
This genomic window contains:
- a CDS encoding type II secretion system protein GspG; translated protein: MHPTRSRFKWAIVTTALIAVLGYAAITNLHRFTTPPPAGQTTDPEMQKLEAALATYKQKIGHYPSTVQGLAALVEKPTTDPIPANWTRVLEKLNPDPWGTPYHYKIPGRRSPDKPEIASAGPDTIFGTSDDLVHQMK
- a CDS encoding acyl carrier protein; the protein is MAVSNKKKSPTPVEVIDWLNDEGVLELDWDFPEEGDLFAAGLDSMAVMQLVVAVEDKYEVELGPEDLTKANLATPTTLAALIGRRIS
- a CDS encoding FAD-dependent oxidoreductase, with protein sequence MKPAGGTFDVAVIGGGSAGLAAAVTAAREGARTVLIERHGFLGGMGTASLVHSFCGLYLLRKEPGAVLANPGFPTEMAERMAAATGLGPVRMGRVDVLPQHPVEFVRIADAMVSAEPLLEVRLHTEVVAVARGNGGGNDAREGHQPEPGRESQKEPWPEPWQEPWVVSLADRGGVRSLRAHALVDASGDAVVAGLLGGGAEMAESPRLQRPAYVFGVRCGGVPDDEVRLETAGLVVEGIRKGDLPQGALGISFRASGRPGEVFGTLDLAGGEGYDPLDAGCLGGLEMEGRAVASRVMAWLAGRSDFWKHSYISHWPVRAGVRESRRWIGETVLTGADVLAGRRFEDEIALATWPMEFRENARGPKLKFPEGDRPTGIPLGCLKPRGVDGLFVAGRCISADHDAQASVRVMGTCFATGEAAGRAAVGACRVDGDR
- a CDS encoding MBL fold metallo-hydrolase; this translates as MTFLGTGTSVGVPVIGCDCAVCLSDEPRNKRSRSSVVVRTGEVTVLVDSGPDLRQQALRENLREIDAVIYTHGHVDHVVGFDELRAFCWRRTEPLPLHATAGCMEVLQRMFGWAFFPEQQVAGYVRPDARWITGPFSYGDLRITPLPVEHASVETVGFLFGVEGKRSLAYLPDVKRIPEATLELLRGVDVLVVDALRSAPHPTHFSLGDALATAAETGAAEVWLTHLSHEYDARSCGLEIPDNVRLAWDGLTVSL
- a CDS encoding TIGR03790 family protein, producing MRIFSLMWLVLAGFQAVLRAEISPAHVAVLYNSAVPESRKVAELYRDARGIPAENMIAMDMPATPDISREDYDRTIAKPLRRQFEARGWWKRDFQGDGVTLPVMNKIRVLVTVRGVPLRIRQVPKPKPREGAPPPPAPANPIEGHDEASVDSELAMFGVDGVPTDAVLANKFYQSEKSISEMNLPFLVLTARIDAPTFATCERMIRDAVEVEKTGLWGMAYVDVAQKLPLGDGWFESVAKSNRAAGIPTVVDRFNDTLPKNYPMTDASVYYGWYDWNVSGPFLNPQFRFRKGAVAMHLHSFSAEQLTNPTKNWSGALLEKGAAVTVGNVFEPYLHLTHDFSILQKRLLAGFTWVEACWMAMPATSWQGVVLGDPLYRPFKHLDGTGERANEDIPYRALRAAMIEWGRKPLERARQVEQAADRMQSGVMAEAAALEMVEQKDTAAAVLMFRKAKGFYVNSEDKLRQDFHVISIDRTANRKDMAVRGLREAQTAYGSLPGGDAVKAWLDILDPPPPPPADPTKPPGIPKP